From Corynebacterium frankenforstense DSM 45800, the proteins below share one genomic window:
- a CDS encoding LURP-one-related/scramblase family protein: protein MTQDAANGSGGSRRERDGRWEQDGQGQDGGWGQDGQGQAGPQGPGQPGPQGPGQAGRGGLLEQNTLVFQQVTGVTSNNFDITDLAEAPVGQILTGGSGLSRAFFGARKLAVSELDGTPVVLVDDVMSIGFDRFTLSDPAGNELAQVQTKLSFLRKRVGMELAGGHSMELSGNVLGFEFDFEIDGNRAARVTREWAGVGRALMGHSRYRLDLDPELPAWLRAAVIGGVVVLDLIRAKAARR, encoded by the coding sequence ATGACACAGGACGCAGCGAACGGATCCGGCGGCAGCCGTCGGGAGCGGGACGGCCGCTGGGAACAGGACGGCCAGGGCCAGGACGGCGGTTGGGGGCAGGACGGCCAGGGCCAGGCCGGGCCGCAGGGCCCGGGTCAGCCTGGTCCGCAGGGCCCGGGCCAGGCCGGCCGCGGCGGGCTGCTCGAGCAGAACACGCTGGTCTTCCAGCAGGTCACCGGGGTCACGAGCAACAACTTCGACATCACGGACCTCGCCGAGGCACCGGTCGGGCAGATCCTCACCGGCGGCTCCGGCCTGTCGCGGGCCTTCTTCGGCGCGCGCAAACTGGCCGTCTCCGAGCTGGACGGCACCCCGGTCGTGCTCGTCGACGACGTCATGTCGATCGGCTTCGACCGCTTCACCCTGAGCGATCCGGCGGGCAACGAGCTCGCCCAGGTGCAGACCAAGCTCAGTTTCCTGCGCAAGCGCGTCGGCATGGAGCTGGCCGGCGGGCACAGCATGGAGCTCAGCGGCAACGTGCTCGGCTTCGAGTTCGACTTCGAGATCGACGGGAACCGGGCCGCGCGCGTGACCCGGGAGTGGGCCGGTGTGGGCCGGGCCTTGATGGGCCACTCGCGTTACCGCCTCGACCTCGACCCCGAGCTGCCGGCCTGGCTGCGCGCCGCGGTCATCGGCGGGGTGGTCGTACTCGACCTCATCCGCGCCAAGGCCGCCCGCCGCTGA